The Eubacteriales bacterium genome window below encodes:
- a CDS encoding cytidine/deoxycytidylate deaminase family protein, with protein sequence MDKWDKRFMELTESISKWSSCIRDGRNVGAIIVKDKRIMTTGYNGAPAGFLSCKDKGECLRDKLKIKSGTMQELCYAIHAEQNAIIQAAKLGISIDGGTLYCTHQPCVICTKMIINAGIRRIVYKNPYPDIFSRELLEAAEVAVEKYDDLCD encoded by the coding sequence ATGGATAAGTGGGATAAACGGTTTATGGAACTTACCGAAAGCATTTCTAAGTGGTCTAGTTGTATACGGGACGGCAGGAACGTTGGGGCTATCATCGTTAAGGACAAGCGTATAATGACAACGGGATATAACGGCGCACCGGCAGGGTTTTTAAGCTGTAAAGACAAAGGCGAATGTTTAAGAGACAAGCTTAAGATAAAGTCTGGTACCATGCAGGAATTATGCTATGCCATACATGCCGAGCAAAACGCGATAATACAAGCAGCTAAACTTGGCATCTCTATAGACGGAGGAACACTTTATTGCACACATCAGCCCTGTGTTATATGCACTAAGATGATAATAAATGCAGGCATCCGCCGTATAGTCTACAAAAATCCTTATCCTGACATATTTTCAAGGGAGCTTTTAGAGGCAGCAGAAGTTGCAGTGGAAAAGTATGACGATCTTTGCGATTAA
- a CDS encoding AraC family transcriptional regulator encodes MKGPIRIKAPLVKNTLNFGAYLWFNDIMVDVRKLTKKSYFTVLTGEAGLDNEITSACAGDLLSHIMFKGKKGSVWVTVKTHLNVVAVAVMREFACIIIPDGIEVPDETIEAAESKGMPIIGSEKTEFEICSILYKLGIRP; translated from the coding sequence ATGAAAGGGCCGATAAGGATAAAGGCGCCGTTAGTAAAAAATACTCTTAACTTCGGTGCCTATTTATGGTTTAATGATATCATGGTAGATGTAAGAAAACTCACAAAAAAATCTTATTTTACAGTTTTGACGGGCGAAGCAGGTTTGGATAATGAAATAACCTCAGCATGTGCGGGCGACCTTTTAAGCCACATAATGTTTAAAGGTAAAAAAGGCAGCGTATGGGTAACCGTAAAAACACATTTAAATGTGGTTGCCGTGGCAGTGATGCGCGAATTTGCATGTATTATAATACCGGATGGCATAGAGGTGCCGGACGAGACCATTGAAGCTGCTGAAAGCAAGGGTATGCCGATAATTGGAAGCGAAAAAACCGAATTTGAAATATGCAGTATTTTGTATAAACTTGGCATCAGACCATAA
- the groL gene encoding chaperonin GroEL (60 kDa chaperone family; promotes refolding of misfolded polypeptides especially under stressful conditions; forms two stacked rings of heptamers to form a barrel-shaped 14mer; ends can be capped by GroES; misfolded proteins enter the barrel where they are refolded when GroES binds) — protein MAKQLKFGEDARRSLEVGVNKLADTVKITLGPKGRNVVLDKKFGSPMITNDGVTIAKEIELEDPFENMGAQLIKEVATKTNDVAGDGTTTATLLAQAIIREGLKNVVAGANPMGLKRGILKAADIAVDSLKDISKPIEGSKAIAQVASISAADEQIGSLIASAMEKVGNDGVITVEESKTMKTDLAVVEGMQFDRGYASAYMVTDTEKMEAVLDNPLIMITDKKISNIQEILPVLEQIVQQGKKLLLIAEDVEGEALATLIVNKLRGTFTCVAVKAPGFGDRRKAMLQDIAILTGGQVISEELGMDIKDTKIEMLGTARQVKIDKENTTIVEGMGDKEAIKARIASIRSQIEDTTSEYDKEKLQERLAKLSGGVAVIQVGAATETEMKEIKMRIEDALAATRAAVEEGIVPGGGVALLSAMSSLKAAIKKAVGDEKTGLQIVLRAIEEPVRQITANAGLEGSVIIEKITNSKDAAFGFDVSTGEYVNMVEKGIIDPTKVTRTALQNACSISSILLTTESLVTDIPAPEPAMPTAPGGMPGMY, from the coding sequence ATGGCAAAACAGCTTAAATTTGGGGAAGATGCACGCCGTTCACTTGAAGTAGGCGTAAATAAATTAGCAGATACAGTTAAAATAACACTTGGGCCAAAAGGCAGAAACGTCGTTTTAGACAAGAAATTTGGTTCTCCGATGATCACAAATGATGGTGTTACTATAGCTAAGGAAATCGAACTTGAAGACCCATTTGAAAACATGGGTGCTCAGCTTATAAAAGAAGTTGCAACTAAAACAAATGACGTAGCCGGCGACGGAACCACAACAGCTACACTTTTAGCCCAGGCAATTATACGCGAAGGTTTAAAAAACGTTGTCGCAGGTGCAAACCCAATGGGGCTTAAAAGAGGTATTTTAAAGGCAGCAGACATAGCTGTTGATTCACTCAAAGACATAAGCAAACCAATAGAAGGTTCAAAGGCAATCGCTCAGGTGGCTTCAATATCTGCAGCAGATGAGCAGATCGGTTCTTTAATAGCTAGCGCTATGGAGAAAGTCGGCAACGACGGAGTTATAACCGTTGAAGAATCCAAGACCATGAAAACAGACTTAGCCGTTGTAGAAGGTATGCAGTTCGACCGTGGATATGCTTCTGCATACATGGTTACAGACACTGAAAAGATGGAAGCGGTTTTAGATAATCCGCTCATTATGATAACAGACAAGAAGATAAGCAATATACAAGAAATCCTCCCTGTCTTAGAACAGATAGTACAGCAGGGCAAAAAACTTCTCTTAATTGCAGAAGACGTAGAAGGCGAAGCTTTGGCAACACTTATAGTCAACAAACTGCGCGGAACTTTCACATGTGTAGCTGTTAAAGCTCCAGGATTCGGCGACAGAAGGAAAGCAATGCTTCAGGACATAGCTATTTTGACAGGTGGCCAGGTTATATCCGAAGAACTTGGAATGGATATAAAAGATACTAAGATCGAAATGTTAGGTACAGCCAGACAGGTAAAGATAGACAAAGAAAACACCACTATAGTCGAAGGCATGGGCGACAAAGAAGCTATCAAAGCAAGGATCGCTTCCATACGTTCCCAGATCGAGGATACAACCTCCGAATACGACAAAGAGAAACTTCAGGAAAGGCTTGCTAAGTTATCTGGTGGTGTTGCCGTAATCCAGGTAGGTGCCGCAACTGAAACGGAAATGAAAGAAATAAAGATGAGAATAGAAGACGCACTTGCCGCAACACGTGCTGCTGTTGAAGAAGGTATAGTACCTGGCGGTGGTGTAGCACTTCTTTCAGCTATGTCTTCTCTTAAGGCTGCTATAAAGAAAGCTGTTGGAGACGAAAAGACAGGTTTACAGATAGTACTTCGTGCAATTGAAGAGCCTGTCCGCCAGATAACGGCCAATGCCGGCCTTGAAGGAAGCGTCATCATAGAAAAAATAACGAATTCAAAAGATGCCGCATTTGGATTTGACGTTTCAACAGGTGAATATGTAAATATGGTTGAAAAAGGTATAATAGACCCAACAAAGGTTACACGTACAGCGCTCCAAAACGCCTGCAGTATATCATCTATACTGTTGACGACCGAAAGCCTGGTAACCGACATCCCGGCTCCAGAGCCGGCAATGCCTACAGCTCCAGGTGGAATGCCAGGGATGTATTAA
- a CDS encoding SPOR domain-containing protein has translation MRHGRNEPGKRKFGSWILILVLIAGVIYVIFATSAGEWLAENVANPVFSVFSSSASPSPSSSVSSTSSQAVTDKVTIEENTYYALQYGIFADKDNAATAASYIKARGGAGYLRTEDDKYRCIIATFKTKSDADAVKENLESEDISTIVREVKSEELSFNITASETQTQSIKNSIEGVLSAADKLIELSIKNDKGEDIKDDLDTLAEDLDTIYQDINSLTENEGGEIAKIKSIVSTVKNTVDDLNENYTKPTTGYLAYAATDTVYAVCDFINSFS, from the coding sequence TTGAGGCACGGACGAAACGAACCCGGAAAAAGGAAGTTTGGAAGTTGGATTTTGATTTTGGTTTTAATCGCCGGAGTTATATATGTTATTTTTGCAACATCTGCGGGTGAGTGGCTGGCAGAAAACGTAGCAAACCCTGTATTTTCAGTATTTTCAAGCAGCGCAAGCCCCTCTCCTTCCAGTAGCGTATCGAGTACATCGTCGCAGGCTGTTACAGATAAAGTCACCATAGAGGAGAATACTTATTACGCGCTTCAGTATGGCATTTTCGCGGACAAGGATAATGCTGCTACAGCTGCAAGTTACATAAAAGCACGCGGCGGGGCAGGCTACCTGCGTACCGAGGACGATAAATACAGGTGCATTATAGCTACATTTAAAACCAAAAGCGACGCGGATGCTGTTAAGGAAAACTTAGAAAGCGAAGACATTTCTACTATCGTACGTGAAGTTAAGAGCGAGGAGCTGAGTTTTAATATAACCGCATCTGAAACGCAGACGCAAAGCATTAAAAACTCTATAGAGGGAGTACTAAGCGCTGCCGATAAGCTAATAGAGCTAAGTATAAAAAACGATAAAGGCGAGGATATCAAAGACGACCTTGATACCCTGGCAGAGGATTTAGATACAATATACCAGGACATAAACTCTTTGACGGAAAATGAAGGCGGGGAGATAGCAAAGATAAAATCTATAGTTTCAACAGTTAAAAATACCGTCGATGATTTAAATGAAAATTATACGAAGCCAACGACGGGATATTTGGCATATGCTGCAACGGATACAGTTTACGCAGTATGCGATTTTATAAATTCATTTTCTTAA
- the groES gene encoding co-chaperone GroES codes for MSIKPLGDRVVIKSLETEETTKSGIVLPGTAKEKPQMAEVVAVGPGGNVDGKEIKMNVKSGDKVIFSKYAGTDIKMDGKEYIIVRQSDILAVIE; via the coding sequence ATGTCAATAAAACCATTAGGCGACAGAGTCGTTATTAAAAGTTTAGAAACGGAAGAGACAACTAAAAGCGGAATAGTCCTTCCCGGAACAGCAAAAGAAAAACCGCAGATGGCTGAAGTAGTTGCAGTTGGCCCTGGCGGGAACGTAGATGGAAAAGAAATAAAAATGAATGTTAAGTCAGGTGACAAAGTAATATTTTCAAAATATGCCGGAACAGACATAAAAATGGACGGAAAAGAGTATATAATAGTCCGCCAAAGCGACATTCTGGCAGTAATCGAGTAA
- a CDS encoding helix-turn-helix transcriptional regulator, producing the protein MYQRIRNLREDNDLNQNKVAMLLNVSQTTYSRYESGVLDIPSFSLVKLAKFYDTSIDYILGLTDEVKPYKRAKYKG; encoded by the coding sequence ATGTATCAAAGAATACGGAATTTAAGAGAAGATAACGACTTAAACCAAAATAAAGTTGCAATGCTTTTAAATGTTAGTCAAACGACATATTCACGTTATGAAAGTGGCGTCCTTGACATTCCAAGCTTTTCACTTGTTAAGCTTGCCAAATTTTACGATACTAGCATAGACTACATTTTAGGGTTGACTGATGAAGTTAAGCCATATAAAAGAGCAAAGTATAAAGGTTAA